Sequence from the Flexibacter flexilis DSM 6793 genome:
GCAGGCGCGAAAGAAGTGTATATGATTCCTGAGCCTTTGGCAGCGGCCATCGGTATCGGCATTGATATAGAACAGCCTGTCGGCTCAATGATTGTAGATATTGGGGGCGGCACGACGGAAATCGCGGTAATTGCGCTTTCGGGTATTGTTTGCGACCAATCTATCCGTATTGCGGGCGACGTGTTCACAAAAGATATTTTGGATTATATGCGCCGCCAACACAACCTTTTGATTGGTGAACGTTCGGCAGAAAAAGTAAAAATAGAGGTTGGTTCGGCACTTTCTGAGCTGGAAAATCCGCCAGTCGATTACGAAGTTCGTGGCCGCGATTTGATGACGGGTATCCCGAAAACCATCAAAGTAACATATTCGGAAATTGCTTTTGCCTTGGACAAATCTGTTTCGCGCATCGAAGAAGCCGTTTTGAAAGCGTTGGAGATTTCTCCGCCCGAACTTTCGGCAGATATTTACGAAAAAGGTATTCACTTGACGGGTGGCGGTGCCTTGCTTCGTGGTTTGGACATTCGTCTGCACCAAAAAACAAAGCTACCGATTCATATTGCCGAAGACCCATTACGCGCCGTAGTGCGTGGTACAGGCATGACACTCAAGAATATAGAAAAATACAAAGCCGTTTTGATGTCTTAATTTTTTAGACAAATAAAACCTATTTTTTACCAAACCTTGAAGACAATCCGACCGCAAAAAGATTGTTTTCAAGGTTTGATGTTTGTACAAACCGATGGGAAGTTTATTTAAATTTTTATACAAATACCGCGCTTTTCAGCTTTTTTTGATTTTGGAACTGATATGTACGTGGCTTATTGTCCAGAACAATAGCTACCAAGGCGTAGCGTATTTAAACTCTTCTAATCGGGTAGTGGCGTATTTTATGGCCATTTCCAACAGCATCAACGACTATTTTTATTTGCAGGACATTAACCGCGATTTGGCCGAAGAAAACGCACGTCTTAACTTTTTGTTGAGCCGCAACCGCCTAAGCGAACGTTACGCCAAAATGGATACGATGCGCAATGCGGCACTTTTCCAATACGATTATAAAGTAGCAAAAGTAATTAACAACTCTGTTTCTTTTGCCGACAACTACCTGACAATCAATAAGGGTTTGGCCGATGGCATTAAACCTGGCATGGGAGTCGTGTCGCCGACGGGCGTGGTGGGTCGCGTGAAAATTTGTTCGGAGCATTTCAGTACGATTACCTCGCTGTTGCATACTAAAATGTTGATTTCGGCAGAAATTACGCGCAGCCATGCGTTTGGTACTGTAAAATGGGACGGAAAAGACCCCTTTGAGGCCAAACTCATGTACATTGCTCGCCACATCAAACCGATAGTAGGCGACACTATCGTTACGTCCGAATTTAGTACGATCTTTCCTTCGGGGCAGCCTGTGGGGATTATTCGCAAAATTAATATTCGCGACGATGATACTTTTTATAATATTGATTTAGAATTATTTACGGATTTTAGTACGCTTTCGTATGTGTATGTCATACAAAATCGCCTGAAAGCCGAGCAAGATTCTATCCAGAACCTCACCGCCCCAAACATGAATCAGCAGTAGGGTGGGGGTGTTAGGATAAAGAGCTTATTTTTTGGATATTTAGCGCGTTTTAATAATTGCTAAATATTTGATTAGGCCAATGAAATTAACGAAAACAATCAACCGTAAAATAATTTCACCTTTAGTTTATGGTTTGGGGATAGAACAAATGCTGGCACGTCGTGCCGCGAAACATCGGATTATACTCAATTATCATGGCGTAACTGATAAATTTGATTTGGGTATCAATCATAGACACATGGACGTGCAGCAATTTGAAAGAGATATTCTTTATTTCAAAAAGCACTTCAAAATTGTTTCGCTATCAGAAATTTATAATTCCTATTTGCAAGGCGAAACTCCCCAAGAAAACTTATTGGCTCTCACTTTTGATGATGGTTATATCAATAATTTAGAAATCGCTTTGCCAATACTGGAAAAATATAATGCTCCTGCCACTTTTTATATTATTACGGCAGGCTTGGAAAATCCTGACTTTATCACTTGGTACGATACTTTGGATATGATGCGTTTGGCGGATCACAATGCTCACAATTACGGAGAACTTGCCAATCAAATCAAAAAAATGGGTAATGGGCGAGATGTTTATATTCAGGGTCTTACGGCTCAACTCCCGCGTTATGAAGAAATGAAAAAACGCAATCCACATTATTGGCAACTGATGAATAATGCGCAAGTATTGACTTGTGCCAAGTCCAAACTCATAGAGATTGGTTCGCATACGCATTTGCACTATAATGTCGGCAATATTGATTTTGCTTTGGCCAGCGAAGAGATGAGATTATCTAAAAAAATATTGGAAAATCTTCTGCAAAAAGAAATTGTAAGCATTGCTTATCCTGATGGCAACTACACTGACAAGATAAAAGATGAAGCCCAGCAAATTGGCTACAAACAACAATATGCAGTAAATTATCAGCTTGGAAGTGATGCGAATGATACGCGCATTCTTAACCGTTGGAGTATGAGCAACAGTACCACTCACGAAGCCAATATGATACTTTTATCCACATCACTTAACTCAAAAGGTTTTTAAATTTTATGGAAGAATACCGCTTTGAAAGGCTAACAGCCAATACGTTACATCATTTACAGTATTTGTATTTGCATTGCTTCAAA
This genomic interval carries:
- a CDS encoding rod shape-determining protein, with amino-acid sequence MGLFDFLTSDIAMDLGTANTLIIHKDKIVVDEPSIIALDRYTGRVMAVGTEAMQMHEKTHEKIKTIRPLKDGVIADFTAAEQMIRGLIKMIGAGNKFFSPSHRMVICIPSGITEVEKRAVKDSAEHAGAKEVYMIPEPLAAAIGIGIDIEQPVGSMIVDIGGGTTEIAVIALSGIVCDQSIRIAGDVFTKDILDYMRRQHNLLIGERSAEKVKIEVGSALSELENPPVDYEVRGRDLMTGIPKTIKVTYSEIAFALDKSVSRIEEAVLKALEISPPELSADIYEKGIHLTGGGALLRGLDIRLHQKTKLPIHIAEDPLRAVVRGTGMTLKNIEKYKAVLMS
- the mreC gene encoding rod shape-determining protein MreC, whose amino-acid sequence is MGSLFKFLYKYRAFQLFLILELICTWLIVQNNSYQGVAYLNSSNRVVAYFMAISNSINDYFYLQDINRDLAEENARLNFLLSRNRLSERYAKMDTMRNAALFQYDYKVAKVINNSVSFADNYLTINKGLADGIKPGMGVVSPTGVVGRVKICSEHFSTITSLLHTKMLISAEITRSHAFGTVKWDGKDPFEAKLMYIARHIKPIVGDTIVTSEFSTIFPSGQPVGIIRKINIRDDDTFYNIDLELFTDFSTLSYVYVIQNRLKAEQDSIQNLTAPNMNQQ
- a CDS encoding polysaccharide deacetylase family protein codes for the protein MKLTKTINRKIISPLVYGLGIEQMLARRAAKHRIILNYHGVTDKFDLGINHRHMDVQQFERDILYFKKHFKIVSLSEIYNSYLQGETPQENLLALTFDDGYINNLEIALPILEKYNAPATFYIITAGLENPDFITWYDTLDMMRLADHNAHNYGELANQIKKMGNGRDVYIQGLTAQLPRYEEMKKRNPHYWQLMNNAQVLTCAKSKLIEIGSHTHLHYNVGNIDFALASEEMRLSKKILENLLQKEIVSIAYPDGNYTDKIKDEAQQIGYKQQYAVNYQLGSDANDTRILNRWSMSNSTTHEANMILLSTSLNSKGF